In the genome of Anabaena cylindrica PCC 7122, the window GTAGCCGAAGGTGATCCACAAAGGGATGGAGGCAGAGATCAGACAGTTCGCTTCATTGATTTTGACCATCCTGAACGCAATGATTTCCTAATTATTAATCAATTTCGTGTTGATATTCCTGGTGGTAAAAATTATATAATTCCTGATATTGTTTTATTTATAAATGGCATTCCTTTAGTAGTAATAGAATGCAAAAGTCCTTCTAGCACAGAACCAATGGCAGAAGGCATTACCCAGTTACGACGTTATTCAAATCAACGAGAAGAAATCGCAGACGATGAAGGTGTAGAAAAACTATTTCATTACAATCAATTTTTGATTTCTACCTTTTTCCATGTAGCCAGAGTAGGCACAATTGGCGCATCATATCAACATTATCTAGAATGGAAAGATACCAGTCCCGTCTCAATGGCTGAAGTAGCAGCAGAATTAGGAGAAACACAACTCAGCAGTCAGCAAATTTTAGTAGCGGGAATGCTGCGTCCAGCCCTCCTAATGGATATAGTTAGAAATTTCACTCTATTTCAACAATCAGGTGGCAAGAATATCAAAATAGTGGCTCGTTACCAACAGTTTAGAGCCGTACAGGAAGCAGTGCGCCGCTTGCAGAATGGTAAAACTCGTAGTCAGCATGGCGAAAGTGATCAAAGAGGTGGAATTATTTGGCATACTCAAGGATCTGGTAAAAGTTTAACAATGGTTTTCTTAGTGCGAAAGCTGAGAACTTTACCAAAATTACGGCGTTTTAAAGTTGTTGTGGTGACAGACAGAGTAGATTTACAAAAACAACTTAGCAATACTGCCAGTCTCACTAACGAAACAGTCCTGAAAGCAACAAATACCGAAGAACTCAAAACACTGTTGCGTCAATCTAGTCCAGATTTAATCTTTGCCACAATTCAGAAATATCAACAGCGAGATGAGGATATTACAGAAGACACTAGCGGCATCTTGAAATACCCATCTAGTCAGGGAAATACTACAGTTCGCAAAGCAGCAGAAAAATCCTCTAGCTATAACCTCAATCCAAAAGTGGTTCGTCTGGTGACGGAAACTGAGGAATTTCCGATTTTGAATGATTCAGAAGATATCCTAGTTTTAGTAGATGAAGCCCACCGCACCCAAGCTAGTCAATTACACGCTAACTTGATGGCAGCCTTACCCAATTGTGCCAGGATTGGTTTTACAGGGACTCCGATTTTGGAGGGAAAACGCAAGCGTACCTACGAAATTTTTGGGGAGTTTATTGATCGCTACACCATTAAAGAATCAGAGGCAGATGGGGCAACTGTACCAATTCTCTATGAAGGACGTACTGCTGAGGCAGAAGTAGCAGATGGGCGATCGCTAGATCAACTTTTCGAGGATATGTTTTGCGATCGCACTCCTGAAGAATTAGCCGCAATTCGCGCTAAATACGCCACAGAAGGCAATGTCTTGGAAGCTCCAAAACTCATAGCAGCTAAGGCAGAGGATATGCTGCGCCATTATGTAGAAACAGTTCTACCCAATGGCTTTAAAGCCCAAGTTGTGGCTAGTAGTCGCCTCGCAGCAGTACGCTATCAACAGGCTTTTGTTGCTGCTCATGAAAAATTAGTAGCCCAGTTGGAAAGTTTTGACCCTTCTCAACCATCTTCAAATCCCGAAACTGAGTTTTTAACCCGGATTTATCCGCAATTAGCGCAAATCAAAGGTTTAGAGTTTGCATCGGTAATTTCCAGTGGCAACAATGACGATCCAGCTTGGAAGCAGTGGAGTGATAAATCCAAAGTAGAAGACTACATCAACCGATTTAAAAAACCACTGGTGCATCCTGATCTCAACAAACAAGATGGTTTGGCTTTCATCATCGTCAAAAGTATGTTGCTGACTGGTTTTGATGCCCCTATTGAGCAAGTATTGTATTTAGATCGCTCAATGCAGGGACATGAATTACTGCAAGCGATCGCTCGTGTGAACCGCACCTATTCCCGTAAATCCTGTGGCTTGGTTGTAGACTACTATGGCGTGGCTCGGCATTTGAAAACAGCTTTGGCAGTTTATAGTGCTGAAGATATCCAAGGGGCTTTAATTAGCCTGACAGACGAGTTACCCAAATTGAGCGATCGCTATCAGCGTGTACTTGCAGTTTTTCAAAGTCGGAGTATTCCCGACATTACCGATGTTAATAGTTGCATTGACTTACTACGAGATATCAAAATCCGGGCTGAATTTGTAGTCAAGTTAAAGCAATTTTTGGAAAGTTTAGATATTGTCATGCCCCGCCCAGAAGCATTACCTTACATAAAAGATGCCAAAATCCTCGGCTATATCAATAAGGCTGCTGCCAATCTTTACCGGGACTTCCAACTGAATATTTATGGTGCAGGAAATAAAGTCCGGCAACTCATAGACGAATACATCATAGCTAGTGGCATAGATCCTCAAGTCCCCCCAATCTCGATTATGGATGCCGATTTTGAGAGTGCTGTC includes:
- a CDS encoding type I restriction endonuclease subunit R, which codes for MFNEYSQVELPLINQLKLMGWQYIEGDIDVPYLTERQNFREILLTARLHKAIGRINLDDNGLPWLDDSRINTAIGVLERLGTAKLMEANQIATDLLLQGTVAEGDPQRDGGRDQTVRFIDFDHPERNDFLIINQFRVDIPGGKNYIIPDIVLFINGIPLVVIECKSPSSTEPMAEGITQLRRYSNQREEIADDEGVEKLFHYNQFLISTFFHVARVGTIGASYQHYLEWKDTSPVSMAEVAAELGETQLSSQQILVAGMLRPALLMDIVRNFTLFQQSGGKNIKIVARYQQFRAVQEAVRRLQNGKTRSQHGESDQRGGIIWHTQGSGKSLTMVFLVRKLRTLPKLRRFKVVVVTDRVDLQKQLSNTASLTNETVLKATNTEELKTLLRQSSPDLIFATIQKYQQRDEDITEDTSGILKYPSSQGNTTVRKAAEKSSSYNLNPKVVRLVTETEEFPILNDSEDILVLVDEAHRTQASQLHANLMAALPNCARIGFTGTPILEGKRKRTYEIFGEFIDRYTIKESEADGATVPILYEGRTAEAEVADGRSLDQLFEDMFCDRTPEELAAIRAKYATEGNVLEAPKLIAAKAEDMLRHYVETVLPNGFKAQVVASSRLAAVRYQQAFVAAHEKLVAQLESFDPSQPSSNPETEFLTRIYPQLAQIKGLEFASVISSGNNDDPAWKQWSDKSKVEDYINRFKKPLVHPDLNKQDGLAFIIVKSMLLTGFDAPIEQVLYLDRSMQGHELLQAIARVNRTYSRKSCGLVVDYYGVARHLKTALAVYSAEDIQGALISLTDELPKLSDRYQRVLAVFQSRSIPDITDVNSCIDLLRDIKIRAEFVVKLKQFLESLDIVMPRPEALPYIKDAKILGYINKAAANLYRDFQLNIYGAGNKVRQLIDEYIIASGIDPQVPPISIMDADFESAVNSRTSDRAKASEMEHAARYHISKNFQEDPAYYKKLSERLEEILERFQDKWAELVEALRQFTEDLRQGRPADETGLDPRTQAPFLGILVEEIHPGQELLDIELNKLAAITIEMIEHIRQEIRIVDFWRNAHAQNLLRGWIVRFLDDEDVIPFSRQQAVSDRILELAKHLHGKLTII